The Paenibacillus sp. FSL W8-0426 region ACGGGGGAGAAGCCGTGTACCAGGCGGAGATCATGCAGCAGGTGAAGGCCGGTTTGCCCAAGGTGCTCGTGTTTGTCGTCGTTTCCAATTACATCGTGCTGCTCGCGGCATTTCGTTCATTGTTGATTCCGATCAAAGCGATCCTGATGAATTTGCTTAGCCTGGCCGCATCCTTCGGGATTCTTGCCGTCGTATTTAATCAGGGGCACCTTGGTATAGAGGCTACGCCGATTGCCATCATGATTCCGGCATTCATCGCCGGCCTCGTGTTTGGCATTTCCATGGATTACGGCGTGTTCATGCTCTCTCGAATCCAGGAAGCCTATCGGCTTACGGGGAACAGCGACCTGGCGGTACAGCGCGGACTGGCTTCTTCGGGACGGCTGATTACGTCGGCCGCGACCATTTTGCTGGCGGTGACGATTCCGTTTGCCTTCGGGGACGTGTCGGGCGTGAAGCAATTGGGCGTCGGCATTACGGCCGCGGTAATCATCGACGTAACCGTCATCCGGCTGATCCTTGTTCCGGCGTTGATGAAACTGATGGGCAGATGGAACTGGTGGCTGCCTGGTTGTATCCCGGGACGTTAAGCTGAATTTTTCATGCTGCAAGGGGAGCTTGGAACAGGAACAAGGATGATTTACGAGAAAAGGCATGGAGTTATGTTGGGGGAAAAGGAGCTGTGTCCAGGCAAGGACATAAAGCTCCTTTTTGCGCGGGATTTCGGGAGAAAAGACGGTGATGGAGCAAAGTGCGTTCCGATGCCATCAGCTAACTTGAATTTACCGGATAAGAGGGCAACGATGTTCAACTTCCGCCGCCGGCATCTGTTCTATAATGATTGGAAAAAGAGGGTAGGCCCATGTCTTGATGTTCAAAGAGGGCTTCCGGCCGACCTGAGGAGGGAATGAAAAAACGATGTCGGATATTGAAGCTTACTTGCAAAGACACACTCGTTCAGGCGGACGATTATCTTATCAACCCGAACAGTCTGTTCAACGTTGGAGCAGCCTGCTGCGCGAAAGCCTGGTAGCGAGGCTGGGCGGATTCCCTGCGGTTCACGCCGAGCTGGACCCTGCCCTGCTGGAACGCACGAAGTGTGACGGGTATACGCGGGAACGCATCGAAATCACGACGTTTCAAGGCCTGCGCATGCCGCTGTATCTGTTGATTCCCGACGAAGCCGTCGCTTCCGGTACCCCGCGTTCGGCGATCGTGGCGTGCCACGGGCATGGATACGGGAGCCGTGAAATATCGGGACTGGAACCGGATGGGTCCGATCGGGCGGGGGACCCCGGGCTGCACAAAGATTTTGCGGTTGCGTTGGTGCGTAGAGGGCATGTCGTGGCTGCACCGGAGCTGCTTGGTTTCGGCGATCGCAGACTGAAGGAGGATCGGGACGCGCCGCCGGGAACGAGTTCCTGCACGCGGATTGCCCTTCATCTGCTTATGGCCGGGCACACGCTTGCGGGCCATCGGGTGTATGAAACGAGCCGGGTGTTCGATTACTTGTCTACCCGTTCCGAGGTGGATGACCGGAGAATCGGCAGTATGGGCATATCGGGCGGTGGATTGGTCACGGCTTTTACGGCGGCGGTGGATGAACGATGCCGCGCGGCCGTTGTGAGCGGGTATGCCAGCACGTTCCATGGCAGCATCCTGGACAGAAACCATTGTCTGGACAACTATATTCCGGGCATTTTGCAGGATGCGGATTTGCCGGACTTGATCGGCCTGATTGCGCCAAGGCCGCTCTTCATTGAATCGGGCGACGAAGATCGGGTATTTCCGCAAACGGCCGCAAGGGAGGCATATGCAAGATTGAAGGAAATCTATGGTCAGGCGGGTGCCGAAACCGTGCTGGATGCGGATTTTTTTGCGGGTGGGCATGAAATTGGCGGGACAAGGGCATACGACTGGCTTGATCGCGTTTTATGATGCTGACGTGAAATGGAAGTGGAGCAGTCGCGTTATAACGAAAAAACGAGGGGAGATGTTTGGATGAAACGGTTCCGTTGGAAAACATGTTTGCTTGGCGTGGCCATGGCGGCTGTCATGTTAAGCAGTCCATTTGGTGCAGGCGGATCAGGCATTATGCACGCGGCAGCGGGCGAGTACAAGTTCGATTTCGGCGCAGGAAGCGTTGAGAACGGTTACATTGGCGTGTCGGCGACAGAAGCTTATACCGCCGCTAAAGGTTACGGATTCAATATACCCGGGAATATGCGCAATGTGTCCGCATCCGGAACAGGCGTTGCGAGCGATGCCGTACAGTTCCTGACGTATGGTACAAAGAGCACGAATACGTTTAACGTGGATTTGCCGAATGGATTATATGAAGTAAACGTCGTATTGGGTAACACGGCCAGAGCAAGTGTGGCCGCCGAAGGCGTGTTTCAATTGATCAACATGACGGGCAACGGTGCTGTCGATTCATTTCAGATCCCGGTGACGGATGGCCAGCTTAATCTGCTCGTGACGGAGGGGAAGGCAGGAACGGCGTTTACGCTGAGCGCATTGGAAATCCGGAAACTGTCCGACCAGGCCGTAACCAACCGGACCATTTATATCGGCGGGGATTCGACCGTTGCCAATTATTATCCGTTGGACACCAGCGTGCAGGGCGGGTGGGGACAGTTATTTCCGGCGTATGTGGACGAAAATGTTTTCCAGGTGCGCAACTTGGCCTCAGGGGGACAGATTGCGAGAGGTTTCCGGGATGATGGACAGATGGAGGCGATTCTGCAATATTTGAAGCCGGGCGATGTTTTTATTTTGCAGCTGGGCATCAATGACACCAACACCAAAAACAATACGACCGAAGCCGAGTTTAAGGAGATCATGCGCGACATGGTGCAGCAAGCGAAGGGAAAGGGCGCAACCGTGGTCCTTTCGACGCCTCAGGGACGTGCGACTGACTTCGACGCGAGCGGCGTGCACAGAGCGGAGGGCCGCTGGTACAGCAATGCCACCCGTGCGTTGGCGCAAGAGGAAGGCGTGATGCTGGTGGACCTGAACAGGCTTAGCTCGGCATATTTCACGGCCATCGGGCCGGATGCCACGCTGGCTTTGTACATGGCCGGAGATACGCTGCATCCGAATCGCGCAGGCGCCGCCCAGTTGGCACGGATCGTTTCGGAGGAGCTGGCTAGGCAGGGGCTAAACGGATTTTAATGTTTATCAACATCGTACCCTTGAAATTTGGAGCACCGGTCACCACCTATGCTTTTAACAAAAAAAGCTCCAGCCAAGTACCGACGATTCGCGTCGGCATCTTGCTGGGGCTATCTGTATGACGGAGACTTTACTGCAATTGCAGTATTCCGTTCACTGCGAAATATGGAGATACTGGCCTTGGCCGGGGATGATGGTAAGATGGTCAATCCGGACGTAGTAATTCCAGTGAAAGGGTACGTTTGCGGGATAAACGGTAATGTATTCAGGATGTTCGGCAGCGTAACGTTTATGCAAAATAGCGTTAATCGTTCCGTTGGAGATGCTTAATGCGGTCACAAACAGAATGACAAGCATGACAGCGATCGTGGCGGCAGGAGGTCTTTTTTTCCATATCACCATGCTAATGACCGCAATACCAAACAATATGGAGATGATAAGTTCGTTCATTTCATTCAAAATGCTAAAGTTCTGTTCTTCGTGAACGAACGGATACAACAAATTGACTCCATTACCGAGAAAGTCGATCAACAGATGGCCGATGAACAAGGCAGCCATGGCGCTGACCCAAGCCGCCATCCAGCGGACGTGCAATGTTTTTCGGATAACCCATGCAAAGGCTGCACCGACGAAAGGCACGGTGATCAGCGAATGGAGGTAAACGTCTCCGAAGAACTTTGTGATATCGGGAGTAATGGAAATAAGCGCGCCAAGCATACCTGCATTGATGTACGTTTTGAGTGAGGACAACCATTTATCAAGCGTGAGAAGAAGGATTGCAGCACCCGTAATCAAATGTACTCCCATGTGAAGAATGATGCTCATCGTATTACATGCCTCCGAATATTAACGATATCGAACAATGGTATGCCTCTATCGTACTATACCATTATTCCAAAAGATAGATGATTTGGGATTTATCCTATTGAATCCATATCTCACTCTATCCTGTCTTTCGCTTCATGATTCATCTTTTTGCCTTTGAGCAAAGGCTCCAGTTCATCCTGTACGCTTTGTTCCCATAACGGCACATCGGAGCGGTATGCTGCACGTCCATTCAGATGCCCGGCAACAGGGGCTGTAAGGAAAACGAACACGATGCCGAGCACTACACGTGCACTGATGTATCCATCGTAAAACCAGAAGAACAGGAACGTGCCGCCAAGCACGCACAGCACGCCGAGCGTGGTGCTTTTGGTCGCCGCATGTGCCCTGAGATAGACATCAGGCAGACGGATGAGGCCAAAAGCGCTGAGCGCACTGAGAACTGCGCCAAGCAAAACGAGAAACCCGATGACGAATCCGGCTATTCCGTTAACGATCCCGTTCATGTTTGAACACCGCCCCTCGTTCAATGTAACGCGCGAAAGCTACCGTGCCAAGAAAAGCCAGAATGCCGATCAGCAAAATAATGTCCAGATATGCCTGCGTGTGCTGCATCATGGACAGGACGGCAACCATGGCGATGACGTTGATGCCGATCGTATCCAGGGCGGTTATGCGGTCCGCCATGGAAGGACCGCGCAGGACACGGTACAAGCATCCCAAAATCGCGAGCGACAGGATAAGCAGCGATATGAACAATACCGTCGATAACATTAGCGCGTCACCTCCATGATGGCTTTTTCGAACGTACTGCGAATGTTTTCTCTTAGCTGCTGTTCGTCCTGAATATCCAGGGCGTGGATGAACAGGGTGCGCTGGTTGCCCGAAATTTCGAGCGGAAGGGAACCGGGAGTCAGCGAAATCAGTAAACAAAGCAGTGTAATTTCCCAATCGGAGGTCAGCTGTGTCTGGTACGTGAAAATCCCGGGTTGGATGCTTAACTTCGGTTTAACGATTTCCCGGATCACCCCATAGCTGGCCCGGATCAGCTCCCTGAGCAGCAGGAACAACAATTTGACGATGGCCCACACCCGCACGATGTAGAAGCGTTGGGGAAAGAAACGGCGCATGCTGCCGATGAGCAGTAGACCGAGCAGGTAACCAGCGAGAAAGCCAACCCCGCTCCAGGAATTGTTGAGAAACATCCATACAAAGGCAATGATCAGGTTTAGTACGATTTGGAAGGCCAATGGCATCTACTCCTTTGCCAGTACGGCATCGATGTAAATATTCGGATGAAGCAGAATGTCGCCAGCGCGTGCCGTCAATCGAAACATTCCTTCGGCACCAATGCCCATGGACAGAATGAACACGAACAGCACCCCTGCAGGAATCAGCAGTCCGTTCACGGCGTAAGGGCGCCTGATGGATCCTTTGGGCGGCTCCCCCCAGAAGGCCTGAATGAAAATGCGCAAGACGGAGTACAGCATCAGCAGGCTGGAGAGCACCGCAATTCCGGTCAAGCCGTACAATCCGGCTTCCAGCCCTCCTTCGAACAGCAGCAGTTTGCCGGGAAACCCGCTAAAGGGCGGAATGCCCGCAAGTGCCAGCGCGCTGACAAAAAACATCCAGCCCAGCAGCGGATAACGACGGATCAGTCCGCCCATGCGGTCAAGCCTGGATGTGCCCGCCACCGCAATCAACGCGCCGCCGAGCAGGAAGAGCAGCGTTTTGATCAGCATGTCATGCAGCATGTAGAACAGCAGTCCTTCCAGCGCCGGGCGGCTTGCCGACGCCATGCCGAAGGCGACGAAACCGACGCCGGCGACGACGTTGTAGATCAGGATTTTGTTGACGTCCCGGTAAGAGATGGCACCGATGACGCCTAGCAGCATCGTTGCTCCTGCCATCCATCCGATGAGGGCATTGAAAAAATCCGGGTCATGGTAAAAAATGAGCGTAAACGTACGCACGATGGCGTAAAGCCCGACTTTGGTGAGCAATCCGGCGAATAACGCCGTGACGACAGCCGGCGGGGCAGCATACGAACCCGACAGCCAAAAAAACAGGAACAATCCGGCCTTGATGCTGAACACGATCAGAAAGAGTACGCCGATGACCGTAATGATGCCGCTCTGGCCGATTTCCACGATGCGATTGGACAGGTCGGCCATGTTGAGCGTCCCCGTGACCGAATATAGGAACCCAATGGAGGCCACGAACAGGGACGAAGAAACGATGTTGATCAGCACGTATTTGATCGTTTCGCGCAGCTGCCTTTCCGTTCCGCCGAGCACGATCAGGGCATACGAGGAAATCAGCATCAGTTCGAAGCAGACGAACAGGTTGAAGAGGTCTCCGGTGAGGAACGAACCGTTTACGCCTGCAACCAAAAATGCAAAGAACGCATAGAAATGGTGCTCCTCCCGTTCCTCGTTCAAGCTCCGGAATGCATAGAGCAAACAAGCCAGCGCGATCACGGAGGCGGCGACGACGAGCAGTGCTGCAACCATGTCCGCGACAAGCACGATACCGTAAGGGGGCTTCCATCCGCCTACCGCGAGAGTCTGCACGCCATGCTTTGCAACTTGCGTAATGAGCATGAAGGAAGCGACAGTCGTCAGGAGCATGCCCGCTGCGCTGAGTAATTTTTGAACGCGAACGCTCCGAAAGCATAAAATGACGGCGATGCCAGTCAGTAATGGCAGCAGGATCGGAAGTACGACGGCATTATTCATAGGCCCGCCCCCTGACCTCTTCCAGGTCGTCCGTTCTCAATTTCAAATAGGATCGGTAAGATAACACAAAGAAAAAGGCGGTTAAGCCGAAATTGATCACGATCGAGGTCAGAATCAACGCCTGCGGCAGCGGATCTACGTATCGTTCCGCTTGCTCCCCAAGCAGTGGGGGCGCCCCGGTTTTGAGGCTCGGCATCGTGATCAGCAGCAGATGCACGCCGTGCGTCAGGACGGACATGCCGAGCACGATCCGGAGCAGGCTGCGCGACAAGATCAAAAACACGGCAACCGCGAACAGAATGCCCACGGCAACACACATCAATAGTTCCATATCAACGGTCCTCCCCAATCTGCAAAATGATGGTCATTGTGACTCCGAGTACGGCAAGGTAAACGCCAAGATCGAATAACATCGCGGTAGTGAGCTCGGTTTCGCCGAGCAGCGGCAGTTCGAAATATCCGAAGGTTTGGCTAAGAAAAGGCGCGCCGAACAGGAAAGAGCCCGTTCCGGTCAACGCGGCGATCCCGAGGCCAATGCCCGTCAACGTCCGAAAGTCGATGGGCAGCGCTTTGCGGATCGTTTCGGTACTGAAGGCAAGCGCAACAAGCACGAGGGCAGCGGCGGTGACCAGCCCGCCAATGAAACCTCCGCCCGGATTGTGATGGCCGGCAAAGAACAGGTGCAGCGCAAACGTCAAAACGATGAATGTCACAACTTTGGTCGTCGTTTTCAATAACACGTCATTGCTTTGCAACGGAACGGTATCCCAAGCTTGGGCCCGCTTGTGTTCGTGACGCCCGTATTTGCGAGCTTTGCGGTGTTCTTCTTTGTTCCCTTCCGACGGTTCAACGGTTCTTGTTGCTTTTTCTTTTTTGGGAAACGTGAGTCTTGCCCCAAGGTCCCTTGCTTCCAGATTCAGGTTGACCATGGCATAAATGGCCAAGGAAGCAACACCAAGAACCATGATTTCGAGCAGCGTATCGAAGCCGCGGAAGTCGACCAGCAATACATTGACCACGTTTTTGCCGCCGGCAAGATCGTAGCTCTCCCTGATGAAATAATCGGCGATGCTTTGCGGGGAGGCCGTGCCGCTTGCCGCGAGTGCAACAAAGGTCATCGCCACGCCGACGGCGGCGGATACAAGCAGATTGATCCGAAGATAGCCGCGGCTTGACTTGCCTCGCTTCAGTTCGGGCAAATGATAGAAGCAGAGCAGAAACAATGCGACCGATACCGTCTCGACGATCATCTGCGTAAGAGCAAGGTCCGGCGCCCTGAACAGAACGAACAGCAGCGTGACGAGATATCCGACGGCACCGGTCATAATGACTGCCGAGAGTCGGTTTTTGGCAAAAGGAATCGTGACTGCGCCTGCGATGAGCGCGATAAGCAAAACGGCTTCATAGAAGGAAAAGGGAGCCTTTCCCTTGAGATTCCAGACGATGTTTTCGCCCGAGCGGAAAAATGCATAGCCGAGCAAAGCGACGGTAAAGGACAAAATGTAAACGAGATAATTTCTGACCGAACCGTTCATATAGGTTTCCGTCCACCGGCGCGCGTAATGCTGCAACGTATCCAGTACGACGCGATATATATGGTTTATGGTCAGTCCTTGAGGATAGTGGTCGTACACGGCGCGCCATCTCGGAAGCATGCTGTACAATATCACGCCGGACCCAATGACGCCGATCGTCATAAAGAGTTCGGGAGTCCAGCCGTGCCATAAGGAAAAATGTACGTCAAACCGCTCCCGCCCTTGCAGAAGGGAAGGGAGTACCGAAGCCAAAGCCGGTTCGATCAAAGGCCCGCCAACGAGGTTTGGAAGCAATCCACACAGAAGGACCAGGACACCAAGCACCATCGGAGGGACAAGCATGCCCACGGGAGCTTCGTGCAGCTTTCCGGACGGCATGTCGCTGCGAACGCGACCCAGAAACGGTCTGAACGTCAGGATCATTGCGTAAATCAACGTAAATACGCTGGCCAGCCATGCCAAGACAGGCAGCAGCACAGCCCACTCACCAAGCCCGAAAATGCGCAAGTGCGTGACTTCAACCATCGCCTGGAAAAACAACTCTTTGCTGATGAACCCGTTAAACGGGGGAAGCCCTGCCATGGAAAACGCACCAACCAGCGCGATCGTAAACGTTACGGGCATAAAGGAAGCGAGCCCGCCCAGTTTGCGGATGTCTCTTGTGCCCGTTTCGTGATCCACAATGCCTGCTACCATAAACAGGGCAGCTTTGAACGTTGCATGGTTGAACAGATGCAGCAAAGCGGCAGAGGTCGCAACCACATACACTGCGGACGAATCTCCTTTTCCGAAATACAAGGCTGCCGAGCCGATTCCGAACAGGGACATGATCAGCCCGAGTTGCGAAATGGTGGAATAGGCGAGGATGGCTTTAAGATCGTTTTTCTTCACGGCGAGAAACGAACCGTAGCACAGGGTAAGCAGACCCACGCCAGTGACCAGCCAGAACCATACGGCCTCCCCGCCAAAAATGGGCGTGAACCTGGCCACGACGTAGAGACCGGCCTTGACCATGGTCGCCGAATGCAAATATGCGCTGACGGGCGTCGGCGCCTCCATCGCATCGGGGAGCCAGATATGGAACGGGAACTGCGCCGATTTGGTGAATGCGCCAATGAGGATGAGGACCAAGGCCGGCACAAACAGGGCGCTATCTTGGATATTGCCCCATTCCGAAAAAGTTGCCCTGATGCTGAAGGTGCCTGTCATCAGATACAGCATCATGAATCCGGCCAGCATGGCAAAACCGCCGAAGACGGTAATCAGGAACGATTTTTGCGCCCCGGCGGTGGAGGCTTTGCGTTTGTGGTAGAAGGCAATCAGGAGAAATGAAGTAATGCTGGTCAATTCCCAGAAACCGTAGAGCACGATCATATTATCCGACAGCACCACGCCAAGCATGGCTCCCATAAACATGAGCAGGTACAAATAAAAACGGCTTAGCGCATCTTTGCGGTCCATATAATAAATCGAATACAGCACAACCAGCGTTCCGATTCCGCTAATCAGCAAGGAAAGGAGCAGGCTGAGCCCGTCCAGGTACAGATTCAATCCGATATCGAGCGAAGGAATCCATGGAAGAGACCCGGAAACCGGATTTCGGTTCGATACGTCGGGAACGCGGCTTGCGAAATAAGCAAATAAACCGAGCGGGACGAACATGACCGGCCATCCCGGATGTATGCTGCGGATCAAACGGTAACAAGCGGCAAGCGCAACGCCTGCGACGAAAGGGAATAAAACGGCGATGTGAAGCAGGCTCAAAGTTTGCACCTCCAAATCTGGTATGGGACATGTTCTCAGGGCAACCTGCTGAAGGATTGCATGGAAGGCAGGTTGCCTTCTATATTCATAACCAGGTGGGGCGATACAGAATCTTTTCCATGATCTGCATGGGGTGACCTTTACTTCGGATTTGCATGCGGAGGATCGAGCATAATAAAATCAGGGGAAGATGGAAATATGTTCAGCAAAGGAGGAAAGGGAACATGACAAGCACGTACAAGACGGTTCCTTTCGGTTATGAACCGCCCCCGGCCAGCCGGAAAGGCACGCTGGTGTTTTACGACTCGTTTGAACACATCACCGATGAACAGTTGGAGCGGGCCGCACAACTCGCCGAATCGCGTTCGTTCCAGCAGCTGGTGCTGTATCCGCTGCATGAAAGCACCGTTAAACGATGGAGCAAGGAAGAAGTGCGGCCGTATTACAAAAGGGAAGATCGGCTTCACGGCTGGAGAGTTGAGCATAATGACTCCAGCATCAAAGTGGAGGGCCTCGAAGGCAAGCGGAAAAAATATACGCCTATGGATACGGCATTGCGCCATCTGACGGATCTGTACCCTGCGCCGATCTTTTTGATATTAACCACAGACATGGCCAATCGTTTTGCGTCATTTGATTCATTTGAGGAATGGATCAAGCGGCTGCGCATCATCATCGACGGCTCTCCCGAAACGGTTCATCCGCGGCTGGAGCAGTTTCGGAACCGATGGGAATGGGCGGAACCATAATCGGGAAGAGATTCAAAACAAAAAGTTGTGCTGCACACCGTTATTACGGCGAGCATCACAACTTTTTTTGGTGAAAACATTTATGCGCTTTCCAGCGAAGTAACGGTTTTGTTCTTTCCCGTCCGCTTGGCGATGTAAAGGCAGGCATCAACCTCCTCGAACAGCTTGTCCTTGGTTAATTGATGATTATAGCTTTGCAGTCCGGCGCTAACTGTGACGTAAGCTCCTCCGAGTTCCGCGAGAACCATTCTGGCCACGCCCTTGCGGATTTTCTCGATGACCGCATAGGCCTGTTCGAACGATTGCTCGAACATCAGAACCGCAAATTCTTCGCCGCCGTACCGGGCAGCAATATCGCTGGAGGTGATTTGTTCCTGAATAACCAGCGATACCTTCTCCAAAATGATGTCGCCGACGCGATGGCCATATGTATCATTGATGGATTTGAAATTATCGATATCGATCAGTGCGAGATGAAGACTCATGCCATCGTTGGCATATTCATATGCTTTTTCGAAATAATCTTTGAAAGAACTTTGATTGTACAGCTTGGTCAATCCGTCCGTCTTGGATTGTTTGGCCATGATGGCATTTCTTACGATCAGTTCCTGCTTGGCGAGCATGCTTTGCCTGAGGTCTTCCAGCACCTCCATTTGACTGGTCACGATCAGTTGGGCCACGTAGGTGCCGATGATGAGGAAGGCAGGTATCGAAACCATGTCAAACGACGAGAGGTACGCTCTGTATCCCGGGTCGAACAACACGATAATGTATCCTGTCAATTGCATGAGAAAAGTTGTCCAGACTCGTTTCTTGCTCAGAAAAAGGACGGAGGAGAGGATCGGCAGCAAACAGATCGCCAAAATAATCCGAATGTCATAATTGACGCGAATAATGGTCCAGGCGACCACCGTGCCGGCGACAGTCATTGCGTAGAACGAAAAGGTTAGCGTTTTGAAACGCCGATTGACCCAGGCGGCCAGCAGATTGGATATACCACCCGCAAGGGTGGGCCATATCAGCACATTAAGGATGAAATCTTCGGGTGTGCGATCATAGACCATGAACAGATAACATGCTACCTGGATTACCGCATGGCTAATGACGACTACCCAGTAGGAACGCAACATCCTTTTGATCCAAATGGCATGTTTGAATTCGTACTCCGCGGGTATGCGGCTGTTACGCGTATTGGGTTTTCTCAATATATCACCGCTGACTGCATCATAATGATACGACAGAATGGACTCTCGTATAGAGTAATTATAAAGCACAACCGAAGAAACGCAAATGATTATATTTCTTCGTTCGAAGATCGATCAGGGAGACAATTCTCCACGTTCTCATAAAGGACAGACAAAAATCATGATTACCGTCATAACCTAAGATGTAGGCTCCAAGACATGATGATTCCAATTAGATGAAGGGGGGTGGATTCAATTCCTCTTATCGTCCGTTCAACAGTCAATGCAACAGGAGCGATTACATTTACGGGAAATACCCTTGGTCTAAGCCGGTCCGATACGGCTGCGGTTCCAGGTACCCAGGATAGCATCGGCGCGTTTACGACCGTGAATACCAGTTTAACCTATGGCACCTATCCGGCAGGCACGACAAGCCAGTACCAGAGCAACAGCTCTTCTGCAACCCTTGTCCTCCCCGCAGGCAGCACGGTGCTGTACGCCGAGCTCATCTGGGGCGGAAGTTACATTAACGGAACGATCAATCTTAGCGCATTCATCAACAACCCCGTCACCTTCACGACCCCTGCAGGCACAAACAGCGTCACTCCGGACCCAGCCACGTACAATCAGTTTGATCTTGGAAACGGCGCCTCCGGCTATGTGCGTTCCGCCAACGTAACGACGCTGGTTCAGAATGGCGGGGCGGGTACATATACGACAGGCGGGGTCGTAGGTACGATCGTCGTTGCAAACGATCCGACGGCCAACCATGCCGGCTGGACGCTTGGCGTCATTTACCAGAATCCGAATCTGCCCTTCCGCAACATGTCATTGCGAGCCGGGGGAGTACTGGTTCAATCCACTTCCGCACCTGTAGTAACGACCATTACCGGATTTGCAACGCCCATATCCGGGGCGTTGGGCGGAAGAGCCTTGTTTAGCGCACAGGAGGGGGATGCGAACCGAACGGGAGATCAGGCACTGTTCGGTCCGACATCGGCGACTTCCGTTGCTTTGTCAGGTCCTAATAACTTTGCCAACAACTTTTTCGCTTCTCAGATAAATGGGGATACGGGAGCTTTAAACACAACAGGAACGTTCGGAACGAGAAACCAAACCAATGGTGCGCCGGGCACCAATATCATCGGAGGCCGGCAGGGCTGGGACATTACGAATGTGGATGTGTCTGCCCGGCTGGTCAATAACCAGTCGACCGCAGTCCTGACGCTGACCACGTCCGGGGATGCTTACATCGTCAACGGTAACGCCATCCAAGTGGACATCAACGCACCGAGGATCACGCTTTCGAAATCTACGGCAGCGACGGGTGCGGCGGCCGGAGACAGC contains the following coding sequences:
- a CDS encoding alpha/beta hydrolase family protein, which encodes MSDIEAYLQRHTRSGGRLSYQPEQSVQRWSSLLRESLVARLGGFPAVHAELDPALLERTKCDGYTRERIEITTFQGLRMPLYLLIPDEAVASGTPRSAIVACHGHGYGSREISGLEPDGSDRAGDPGLHKDFAVALVRRGHVVAAPELLGFGDRRLKEDRDAPPGTSSCTRIALHLLMAGHTLAGHRVYETSRVFDYLSTRSEVDDRRIGSMGISGGGLVTAFTAAVDERCRAAVVSGYASTFHGSILDRNHCLDNYIPGILQDADLPDLIGLIAPRPLFIESGDEDRVFPQTAAREAYARLKEIYGQAGAETVLDADFFAGGHEIGGTRAYDWLDRVL
- a CDS encoding GDSL-type esterase/lipase family protein, with amino-acid sequence MLSSPFGAGGSGIMHAAAGEYKFDFGAGSVENGYIGVSATEAYTAAKGYGFNIPGNMRNVSASGTGVASDAVQFLTYGTKSTNTFNVDLPNGLYEVNVVLGNTARASVAAEGVFQLINMTGNGAVDSFQIPVTDGQLNLLVTEGKAGTAFTLSALEIRKLSDQAVTNRTIYIGGDSTVANYYPLDTSVQGGWGQLFPAYVDENVFQVRNLASGGQIARGFRDDGQMEAILQYLKPGDVFILQLGINDTNTKNNTTEAEFKEIMRDMVQQAKGKGATVVLSTPQGRATDFDASGVHRAEGRWYSNATRALAQEEGVMLVDLNRLSSAYFTAIGPDATLALYMAGDTLHPNRAGAAQLARIVSEELARQGLNGF
- a CDS encoding metal-dependent hydrolase, translating into MSIILHMGVHLITGAAILLLTLDKWLSSLKTYINAGMLGALISITPDITKFFGDVYLHSLITVPFVGAAFAWVIRKTLHVRWMAAWVSAMAALFIGHLLIDFLGNGVNLLYPFVHEEQNFSILNEMNELIISILFGIAVISMVIWKKRPPAATIAVMLVILFVTALSISNGTINAILHKRYAAEHPEYITVYPANVPFHWNYYVRIDHLTIIPGQGQYLHISQ
- the mnhG gene encoding monovalent cation/H(+) antiporter subunit G, whose translation is MNGIVNGIAGFVIGFLVLLGAVLSALSAFGLIRLPDVYLRAHAATKSTTLGVLCVLGGTFLFFWFYDGYISARVVLGIVFVFLTAPVAGHLNGRAAYRSDVPLWEQSVQDELEPLLKGKKMNHEAKDRIE
- a CDS encoding Na(+)/H(+) antiporter subunit F1, translated to MLSTVLFISLLILSLAILGCLYRVLRGPSMADRITALDTIGINVIAMVAVLSMMQHTQAYLDIILLIGILAFLGTVAFARYIERGAVFKHERDR
- a CDS encoding Na+/H+ antiporter subunit E gives rise to the protein MAFQIVLNLIIAFVWMFLNNSWSGVGFLAGYLLGLLLIGSMRRFFPQRFYIVRVWAIVKLLFLLLRELIRASYGVIREIVKPKLSIQPGIFTYQTQLTSDWEITLLCLLISLTPGSLPLEISGNQRTLFIHALDIQDEQQLRENIRSTFEKAIMEVTR
- a CDS encoding Na+/H+ antiporter subunit D, with translation MNNAVVLPILLPLLTGIAVILCFRSVRVQKLLSAAGMLLTTVASFMLITQVAKHGVQTLAVGGWKPPYGIVLVADMVAALLVVAASVIALACLLYAFRSLNEEREEHHFYAFFAFLVAGVNGSFLTGDLFNLFVCFELMLISSYALIVLGGTERQLRETIKYVLINIVSSSLFVASIGFLYSVTGTLNMADLSNRIVEIGQSGIITVIGVLFLIVFSIKAGLFLFFWLSGSYAAPPAVVTALFAGLLTKVGLYAIVRTFTLIFYHDPDFFNALIGWMAGATMLLGVIGAISYRDVNKILIYNVVAGVGFVAFGMASASRPALEGLLFYMLHDMLIKTLLFLLGGALIAVAGTSRLDRMGGLIRRYPLLGWMFFVSALALAGIPPFSGFPGKLLLFEGGLEAGLYGLTGIAVLSSLLMLYSVLRIFIQAFWGEPPKGSIRRPYAVNGLLIPAGVLFVFILSMGIGAEGMFRLTARAGDILLHPNIYIDAVLAKE
- a CDS encoding Na(+)/H(+) antiporter subunit C, which translates into the protein MELLMCVAVGILFAVAVFLILSRSLLRIVLGMSVLTHGVHLLLITMPSLKTGAPPLLGEQAERYVDPLPQALILTSIVINFGLTAFFFVLSYRSYLKLRTDDLEEVRGRAYE